The genomic DNA ATCAGCGCTAATAAATAATTGATTTTTTTCATCCGTGTTAATTTTTAAAGTTCAAAAGTTAAGATAAAGCACTTGTGGGCGCCTTATTTTGATAGACAAAGATAAGACTTTCTCGATTAAAAATTTAAAAATTAGAAAAATATTCTTTTTTCGTTTTGGAGAAAAAGTACGAAATACCACCACCGAAAATCAAGGCGGTTAGTGCTACAATGAGATAATTTTTAAGTTCTATTTTTACAGGAAATGGTAGAACTTCGCTGGCTTTAAAAATGCCTGTTTGCATTTGGATAAAACATATTAAACTCCCTATTATCAGCCCGAAAAGGACGCCAAACAGCACGATGAGCAAGCCTGTATAGAAATAAATTTTCCTGATATTAGCCACCGTTAATCCTAAAGAAATCAGGGTTTTGGATTGCTCTTTTTTATCCAATTGTAAAATGATAATGGCACCTGCGAGATTAAAAGTAGTGATGAAAATAACCAAAGCAAAGATGAGATAAATCATCAATTTTTCCGTGTTAATCATCTTCCAGAAGGCGGCATTTTCTTCCTCTTTGGTGGTGATTTTGATTGCGCCTCCCAGTTTTTGCTCTAATTCATTTTTTACATCGTCGGGGTTGGCGTTGGGCACTAACTTGATCACAATCTGATAAGCGCTGTGTTTAGGCAGGTCCAAAAGTTCTTGGGCGAGCTCTATGGGGGCAATAATGTAATTGTTCAGTTGGTCTTTGCCGTTGAAAACGCCAGTAATATAAACTTCTTTTTTATTAAAAATATCAGATTCTTTGGAAATGATGCCTTTGCCAGCCTTGGGCATAAATAATTGGGCATAATCTTGCGTAGAGCCTACAGGAATGGAAAGTCGGTTGTCTAATCCATTTTCTAAAACCACTTCGTTTTTAAATTCAAAAGAAGGATATTGACCGAAAAAAACACTGTTGTGAATAGGATTGACCATCGTATAGGCGGAATCTACGCCTCTTAAATAGGCAATTTCTCCTACATTATTATAATCTAAATAGGCTTTCTCTTCAATAGTTTTAGAGAAATGAGAA from Riemerella columbina includes the following:
- a CDS encoding ABC transporter permease; this translates as MNATAFHIAKRYLLSKKGSQAVSFITGLAALAMMVAVAAMFIIISVFSGLEEMNQSLIENLHADLTLSSKKGKTLPNIQKITQTLAQQKEISHFSKTIEEKAYLDYNNVGEIAYLRGVDSAYTMVNPIHNSVFFGQYPSFEFKNEVVLENGLDNRLSIPVGSTQDYAQLFMPKAGKGIISKESDIFNKKEVYITGVFNGKDQLNNYIIAPIELAQELLDLPKHSAYQIVIKLVPNANPDDVKNELEQKLGGAIKITTKEEENAAFWKMINTEKLMIYLIFALVIFITTFNLAGAIIILQLDKKEQSKTLISLGLTVANIRKIYFYTGLLIVLFGVLFGLIIGSLICFIQMQTGIFKASEVLPFPVKIELKNYLIVALTALIFGGGISYFFSKTKKEYFSNF